The nucleotide sequence TCTGGGGAGCCTGGTGACCCAGGCAGCCCTGGTGAGGCCGCGGTTGTCTGGGCCCTACCGAGGCCGCCGGGCTCCCACAGGATGGATGCGGACAGTGAGGCCGGGGAGGCCCTGCTGCCCTCGGTACTGTCCCTCCAGCTCCCAGCTTTCGGTGGTTCTCTGGGCCTCCTCTGCAGAGGGTCAGGGGAGCCCATCCTAGATCCTGAGGCGCCGAGTTTGAGGGACCCCAGAGCTCCGGCCAGGCCGCTTCCTTTGCGGATGGTGAAGCTGAGGTCcagaggagggcaggggcaggtccCAGGCGCTAGGGAGCCGATCTCGGGGCTGGGGTCATAGGGAGGCTCCTGCGACCTCCAGGGCCTTAGAGCCGGGGAGGATGAGAGACTGGGGGCCTTTCGTCCAACCCTGTGGGTGGGCAGAGGCTCAGCCTATGCCGCAAGGCAAGCTGCTTCTGGCCAATCCGAGCCGCGGCCCCTTTAAGAAGGGGTGGTGCTTCAGCCTGGCGCGAGGGACGCCGCCAGCCTGCATTCCCCTGGAAGCCGAGACTGCGCTTCGGGCGCggttccagcagcagcagcagttgcGTGGTCAGAGCGAGGTTCGGAGAAGCGGTGGTGGTTTCTATGTGACGGTGGAGGAAGAGGCAGGTCTTGGAGGTAAGTGGCGGGGGCATGGACCCCGCCGGGAACCCTCCTGGCCTCCCTGCACCTTCCTGGCAGCTCTCTGCTCCTTTCTGGCCGCTCCCTGCTTTCGGGCTCTGACTTCTTGGTAGGCATCTGGGCCCGAGTTGTCTACGTGGGGTCGGTTGTGGGGCCTTGGCCGCGGCAACGTCTGCATCCCAGACAGGAAGGCTATGCCCCTGTCCGACCCGCGTTCAGTGTACAGGAGCGCCCTGGCCCAGAGCCGGCGGTGAAGCGCGGGACCTGGGTCCCTGTGAGCCCCACGGGACTCTGAGCTGGGGTCTAGGGTTATTTTTGATGCCCCAGGACCGTTAGAAAGAGATCTTGCTAGAGCAAGAGACCTTGCTAGAGCAACTACAGCTGTAGTTTCAATTCTTTGAGGAGTCTCTAGCTATTtagctgttttccatagtgtgtATCGTAGTTTTCATTTCCACCTACAGTGTATGTATGAGTTCCCCTTTTTCGAAAAGCACAcccacattcctttttttttttttttttttttttttttttttttttttttttttgagatagagtctcgctctgtctcccaggtagagtgcagtggcgccatctcggctcactgcaacctctgcctctcagtttcaagcaattctcctgtcttagcctctgaagtagttggaactacaggcgcccaccaccatgcctggctaatttttgtatttgtagtaaggacaggtttcactatattggtcaggctggtctcaaactcctgacctcgggtgatcctcccgcctcagcctcccaaagtgctaggattacgggtgcgagccaccgctcccggcccctcctattttgaaaaaaatttctaGGAGTATTCAATAAGTGTGAGATTATCTGCGTGTGGTTTTGAATTACAGTTTTCTAATGAATAGTTAATTTTGAGGACCTTATCCCTTATCTGTTGTTAGATTTTATGTCTGCGCAGAATTGTTCAGGTTCTTTGCGACATATTAGATTGGATTATTTTGCTActttgtagtgtttttttttgtgtgtgtgtacacattagATGACAACTCTTCATGAATTACCTGATTGCCTGAAGTTTTTGCCTAATCTataggatactttttttttatttggaaagtagttttctttgctgtgtagaaacttTTCAGGTTAATGTAGTcccatatgtttatttttgcGTTTCATGCATGTAATTTTGGTCAcccatataagaaaatatatatcagTGACAAAGCACTTAATTGTCAATGAGGTTTTTCTTCCAGGGTATTTCTTCCACATTGTGATGTTCTTTATCAAAGTCGGTTGACTATGTCCATATTTGTGTTGGCCATGTTTTTGTCCTCCTTGTTTTTGTCCATAGTTCTAGGTATTTGTTTTTATGCAAGTACCATATATCTGCTGCATAACTACAACCTGGCAGTGTAATTTGATATCAAGCATTGTGGGTCCTCGCTTTGATTGTATTTCTCAGGATTCCTTTAGATATTCATTACTTTTGTGGTTTCCTGTGATTTTtagcaatatgtatttatttcttttaacattttttcacaACATAAAGGTCCATAATTAGGGGTACATTTTCATACATGTAGATTgggtaatgatcaaattagggtacTTCAGGATGTCTATTCTCTCATCtgggtattttttctgtgtgtgtagagaacattcaaaattctaccttcttgctgtttaaaaaaatgtaatcttGTTA is from Macaca fascicularis isolate 582-1 chromosome 9, T2T-MFA8v1.1 and encodes:
- the LOC107130780 gene encoding uncharacterized protein isoform X4, producing the protein MRDWGPFVQPCGWAEAQPMPQGKLLLANPSRGPFKKGWCFSLARGTPPACIPLEAETALRARFQQQQQLRGQSEVRRSGGGFYVTVEEEAGLGGSTVWLQMMKFHSVFLAEEYSIRVHPPQLLYPFICGWTGFSTWLQMTRFHPFLWLKNIPFWMNIAVSSSLHQWMKRLTLNQEEEKKCQYIK
- the LOC107130780 gene encoding uncharacterized protein isoform X11, translated to MRDWGPFVQPCGWAEAQPMPQGKLLLANPSRGPFKKGWCFSLARGTPPACIPLEAETALRARFQQQQQLRGQSEVRRSGGGFYVTVEEEAGLGGFSTWLQMTRFHPFLWLKNIPFWMNIAVSSSLHQWMKRLTLNQEEEKKCQYIK
- the LOC107130780 gene encoding uncharacterized protein isoform X3, producing MRDWGPFVQPCGWAEAQPMPQGKLLLANPSRGPFKKGWCFSLARGTPPACIPLEAETALRARFQQQQQLRGQSEVRRSGGGFYVTVEEEAGLGGSTVWLQMMKFHSVFLAEEYSIRVHPPQLLYPFICGWTGFSTWLQMTRFHPFLWLKNIPFWMNIAVSSSLHQWMKRPCCCRKSGTLNGGTG
- the LOC107130780 gene encoding uncharacterized protein isoform X10 — encoded protein: MRDWGPFVQPCGWAEAQPMPQGKLLLANPSRGPFKKGWCFSLARGTPPACIPLEAETALRARFQQQQQLRGQSEVRRSGGGFYVTVEEEAGLGGFSTWLQMTRFHPFLWLKNIPFWMNIAVSSSLHQWMKRPCCCRKSGTLNGGTG
- the LOC107130780 gene encoding uncharacterized protein isoform X8; translated protein: MRDWGPFVQPCGWAEAQPMPQGKLLLANPSRGPFKKGWCFSLARGTPPACIPLEAETALRARFQQQQQLRGQSEVRRSGGGFYVTVEEEAGLGGSTVWLQMMKFHSVFLAEEYSIRVHPPQLLYPFICGWTGFSTWLQMTRFHPFLWLKNIPFWMNIAVSSSLHQWMKRPQ
- the LOC107130780 gene encoding uncharacterized protein isoform X2, whose protein sequence is MRDWGPFVQPCGWAEAQPMPQGKLLLANPSRGPFKKGWCFSLARGTPPACIPLEAETALRARFQQQQQLRGQSEVRRSGGGFYVTVEEEAGLGGSTVWLQMMKFHSVFLAEEYSIRVHPPQLLYPFICGWTGFSTWLQMTRFHPFLWLKNIPFWMNIAVSSSLHQWMKRPLCSRSAGEFTGGPL
- the LOC107130780 gene encoding uncharacterized protein isoform X6 translates to MRDWGPFVQPCGWAEAQPMPQGKLLLANPSRGPFKKGWCFSLARGTPPACIPLEAETALRARFQQQQQLRGQSEVRRSGGGFYVTVEEEAGLGGSTVWLQMMKFHSVFLAEEYSIRVHPPQLLYPFICGWTGFSTWLQMTRFHPFLWLKNIPFWMNIAVSSSLHQWMKRWSLLCRLGWSAVA
- the LOC107130780 gene encoding uncharacterized protein isoform X7, translated to MRDWGPFVQPCGWAEAQPMPQGKLLLANPSRGPFKKGWCFSLARGTPPACIPLEAETALRARFQQQQQLRGQSEVRRSGGGFYVTVEEEAGLGGSTVWLQMMKFHSVFLAEEYSIRVHPPQLLYPFICGWTGFSTWLQMTRFHPFLWLKNIPFWMNIAVSSSLHQWMKSREEVSPCWPGWS
- the LOC107130780 gene encoding uncharacterized protein isoform X9, with product MRDWGPFVQPCGWAEAQPMPQGKLLLANPSRGPFKKGWCFSLARGTPPACIPLEAETALRARFQQQQQLRGQSEVRRSGGGFYVTVEEEAGLGGFSTWLQMTRFHPFLWLKNIPFWMNIAVSSSLHQWMKRPLCSRSAGEFTGGPL
- the LOC107130780 gene encoding uncharacterized protein isoform X5; amino-acid sequence: MRDWGPFVQPCGWAEAQPMPQGKLLLANPSRGPFKKGWCFSLARGTPPACIPLEAETALRARFQQQQQLRGQSEVRRSGGGFYVTVEEEAGLGGSTVWLQMMKFHSVFLAEEYSIRVHPPQLLYPFICGWTGFSTWLQMTRFHPFLWLKNIPFWMNIAVSSSLHQWMKRDALPRKEESREAKL